In Corynebacterium nuruki S6-4, the following proteins share a genomic window:
- a CDS encoding DUF2631 domain-containing protein encodes MADHGTTVEVFNGVSTEDEPSAAWGWHQFPRKTTIAIGYLGALCLLGMLFGNHRGKIEDIYLVVLAVFVAVGVTIYARKSSPNWQPHASRKTLTSHNQPVGHVEPLWTEDQANLTGRYADLTTAELRAWNLPGVGVDGVEDVPTPSYGLAHK; translated from the coding sequence GTGGCTGACCACGGTACGACAGTGGAAGTGTTCAACGGAGTGTCCACGGAGGACGAGCCCTCCGCAGCGTGGGGCTGGCACCAGTTCCCGCGTAAGACCACCATCGCCATCGGCTACCTCGGTGCGCTGTGCCTGCTGGGCATGCTCTTCGGCAACCACCGCGGCAAGATCGAGGACATCTACCTGGTGGTCCTCGCGGTGTTCGTCGCCGTCGGCGTCACGATCTACGCCCGGAAGTCCTCGCCGAACTGGCAGCCGCACGCTTCGCGGAAGACGCTGACCTCCCACAACCAGCCGGTCGGCCACGTCGAGCCGCTCTGGACCGAGGACCAGGCGAACCTCACCGGCCGCTACGCGGACCTCACCACCGCCGAGCTGCGCGCCTGGAACCTCCCCGGTGTCGGCGTCGACGGTGTCGAGGATGTCCCGACCCCGTCCTACGGCCTGGCCCACAAGTAG
- a CDS encoding M50 family metallopeptidase, translating into MAYAVGVILFAAGICLSIALHEAGHMAAAKSFGMRVRRYFIGFGPTIWSTKKGHTEYGLKAVPAGGFCDIAGMTALDDYTEDEKPYLMVDRPAWQRLVVMLAGIIVNIVLGIAIIFGVAVAHGLPNTAISTLSDVPAVVGKTLCTPATAADASANDGEGECTGAGPAADSGLREGDRITAVDGSATDTFGDLQEKLDAVGSAAAASGTVTGSRTTVPATVERDGADRGIDLQVEVVEREKTDGSTTQTGAVGMQVRIPGSGELTNHYNPVTAVGGTADYSWYVVRGTAKALVDLPSRYWPVVESIFGGERSMDSPVSVVGASRAGGELVKHDQWVQFALLLANLNFFLAAFNLVPLPPMDGGHGAVIVWEKIRDWFRKRRGLAPGGPADYTKLLPVTYVVAAILLVFGATVIIADVVNPVRLF; encoded by the coding sequence GTGGCTTACGCGGTAGGCGTCATCCTCTTCGCGGCCGGCATCTGCCTGTCGATCGCCCTGCACGAGGCGGGCCACATGGCCGCCGCCAAGTCCTTCGGGATGCGGGTGCGCCGCTACTTCATCGGCTTCGGCCCCACCATCTGGTCGACGAAGAAAGGGCACACCGAGTACGGCCTGAAGGCCGTGCCCGCCGGCGGGTTCTGCGACATCGCGGGCATGACCGCCCTCGACGACTACACCGAGGACGAGAAACCGTACCTCATGGTCGACCGTCCGGCCTGGCAACGCCTGGTGGTGATGCTCGCCGGCATCATCGTCAACATCGTGCTCGGCATCGCCATCATCTTCGGGGTCGCGGTGGCGCACGGACTGCCGAACACCGCGATCAGCACCCTCTCCGACGTCCCTGCGGTGGTGGGGAAGACGTTGTGCACCCCGGCCACCGCCGCGGACGCCAGCGCCAATGACGGGGAGGGGGAGTGCACCGGCGCCGGGCCGGCGGCCGATTCCGGGCTGCGCGAGGGAGACCGGATCACCGCGGTCGACGGCTCCGCCACCGACACCTTCGGTGACCTGCAGGAGAAACTGGACGCCGTCGGCTCGGCCGCCGCGGCGTCCGGCACCGTCACCGGCTCCCGCACCACCGTGCCCGCCACCGTCGAGCGCGACGGCGCCGATCGTGGGATCGACCTGCAGGTCGAGGTCGTGGAGCGGGAGAAGACCGACGGGTCGACGACACAGACCGGCGCGGTCGGCATGCAGGTCCGCATCCCCGGCTCCGGGGAACTGACCAACCACTACAATCCGGTCACCGCAGTCGGCGGCACCGCGGACTACTCCTGGTACGTGGTCCGGGGGACGGCGAAGGCACTGGTGGACCTGCCGTCGCGGTACTGGCCGGTCGTCGAATCCATCTTCGGCGGCGAACGGTCGATGGACAGCCCGGTCAGTGTGGTCGGCGCCTCGCGGGCCGGCGGTGAACTGGTCAAGCACGACCAGTGGGTGCAGTTCGCCCTGCTGCTGGCGAACCTGAACTTCTTCCTCGCCGCGTTCAACCTCGTGCCGCTGCCGCCGATGGACGGCGGCCACGGCGCGGTGATCGTCTGGGAGAAGATCCGCGACTGGTTCCGGAAGCGCCGCGGCCTGGCCCCCGGTGGTCCGGCGGACTACACGAAGCTGCTGCCGGTGACCTATGTCGTCGCCGCGATCCTGCTGGTCTTCGGGGCGACGGTCATCATCGCCGACGTGGTGAACCCGGTCCGGCTGTTCTGA
- the dxr gene encoding 1-deoxy-D-xylulose-5-phosphate reductoisomerase — translation MGRVKTRVVVLGSTGSIGTQALEIVAENPDLFELVGISAHGSKPDVLLDQVHRFGLSPSCVAVASDRTADLIDREIDGHVIRGAHSSRELAERVEADVVLNALVGSLGLDATLATLEGGARLALANKESLVAGGDLVLDAADEGQLIPVDSEHSAILQCLRAGVHDEVASLVLTASGGPFRGWTREQLEPVTPLQAAEHPTWSMGQMNTLNSSTMVNKGLEVIEASLLFDTPADRIEVTVHPESVVHSMVTFTDGATIAQASPPSMRLPISLALGWPHRIAGAHTPLDFAGATGPTSWTFEPLDDEVFPAVTLARQAVTAGGRMPAVYNAANEEAAVEFLAGTLSFPRIVDTIAAVLDDCSEFDTAPRDLDDVLEAERAARAAAHERMSAWLTR, via the coding sequence ATGGGGCGGGTGAAGACGCGCGTTGTGGTGCTCGGCAGCACCGGATCCATCGGTACCCAGGCCCTCGAGATCGTCGCGGAGAATCCCGACCTCTTCGAGCTGGTCGGCATCTCCGCCCACGGCTCCAAGCCCGATGTCCTGCTCGACCAGGTCCACCGGTTCGGACTGTCCCCGTCGTGCGTCGCCGTCGCCAGTGACCGGACCGCCGATCTCATCGACCGCGAGATCGACGGGCACGTCATCCGTGGCGCCCATTCCTCCCGGGAGCTCGCGGAGCGGGTCGAGGCGGACGTCGTGCTCAACGCCCTCGTCGGTTCCCTCGGTCTCGACGCGACCCTGGCCACCCTCGAAGGTGGCGCGCGGCTGGCGCTCGCGAACAAGGAGTCGCTGGTGGCCGGCGGTGACCTCGTGCTGGACGCCGCCGATGAGGGTCAGCTGATCCCGGTGGACTCGGAGCACTCGGCGATCCTGCAGTGCCTGCGCGCCGGAGTGCACGATGAGGTGGCCTCGCTCGTGCTCACGGCGTCCGGCGGTCCGTTCCGCGGCTGGACCCGCGAGCAGCTGGAGCCGGTCACGCCGCTGCAGGCCGCCGAGCACCCGACCTGGTCGATGGGGCAGATGAACACGCTGAACTCCTCGACGATGGTGAACAAGGGTCTCGAGGTCATCGAGGCGTCGCTGCTGTTCGACACGCCCGCCGACCGGATCGAGGTGACGGTCCACCCCGAGTCGGTCGTCCACTCGATGGTGACGTTCACCGACGGTGCGACGATCGCCCAGGCGTCCCCACCGTCGATGCGGCTGCCGATCAGTCTCGCGCTGGGCTGGCCGCACCGCATCGCCGGCGCCCACACCCCGCTCGATTTCGCCGGGGCGACCGGCCCGACGTCGTGGACGTTCGAGCCGCTGGACGACGAGGTCTTCCCCGCCGTGACACTCGCCCGGCAGGCCGTCACCGCCGGCGGCCGGATGCCGGCGGTGTACAACGCCGCGAACGAGGAGGCCGCCGTCGAGTTCCTCGCCGGGACCCTGTCCTTCCCGCGGATCGTGGACACCATCGCCGCGGTCCTCGACGACTGCTCCGAATTCGACACGGCGCCGCGTGACCTCGACGACGTCCTCGAGGCCGAACGTGCGGCCCGTGCCGCCGCCCACGAAAGGATGAGTGCGTGGCTTACGCGGTAG
- a CDS encoding phosphatidate cytidylyltransferase encodes MADSSTASSDKDDRLHLPHPKNSAGRNLPVAITTGVLLGILVIVCLIVPYAWYPMIAVVMGLATYEVWRRLTEHGYDLNLPVLLVGGQAMIWLSWPFGATGLLSAFAVTALVTVIVRLFHSGRTEPPRNWLRDSGVSLFVMFWIPLCGGFAAMLSEMEHDGVRGWAFIVTLMLCVIASDVGGFAAGVFFGSHPMVPAISPKKSWEGFCGSLVVAALVGMAGVVILLKIHGVGGYLLGLGLGLGLALCATLGDLVESQFKRDLGIKDMSTMLPGHGGLMDRLDGMLPAALLTWVVLNAVSAA; translated from the coding sequence ATGGCAGATTCCTCCACCGCGTCGTCGGACAAGGACGACAGACTCCACCTCCCGCACCCGAAGAACTCCGCGGGACGCAACCTCCCGGTCGCGATCACCACCGGTGTACTCCTCGGCATCCTGGTGATCGTCTGCCTCATCGTGCCCTACGCGTGGTACCCGATGATCGCGGTCGTCATGGGGCTGGCGACCTACGAGGTGTGGCGGCGGCTCACCGAGCACGGCTACGACCTCAACCTGCCGGTCCTCCTCGTCGGCGGCCAGGCGATGATCTGGTTGTCCTGGCCGTTCGGGGCGACCGGACTGCTCTCCGCGTTCGCGGTCACCGCACTGGTCACGGTGATTGTCCGGCTGTTCCATTCCGGACGCACCGAACCGCCGCGGAACTGGCTGCGGGATTCCGGGGTCTCCCTGTTCGTCATGTTCTGGATCCCGCTGTGCGGCGGTTTCGCCGCCATGCTCTCGGAGATGGAGCACGACGGTGTCCGCGGCTGGGCGTTCATCGTCACCCTGATGCTGTGCGTCATCGCCTCCGACGTCGGCGGATTCGCCGCCGGCGTGTTCTTCGGCAGTCACCCGATGGTCCCCGCCATCAGCCCGAAGAAGTCGTGGGAGGGGTTCTGCGGCTCCCTCGTCGTCGCCGCCCTGGTGGGGATGGCCGGGGTGGTCATCCTGCTGAAGATCCACGGTGTGGGCGGATACCTGCTGGGTCTGGGCCTCGGGCTCGGCCTGGCACTGTGCGCCACCCTCGGTGACCTCGTGGAATCCCAGTTCAAGCGGGATCTCGGCATCAAGGACATGTCGACGATGCTGCCCGGCCACGGCGGTCTCATGGACCGCCTCGACGGGATGCTGCCCGCGGCGCTGCTGACCTGGGTCGTGCTCAACGCCGTGTCGGCGGCCTAG
- a CDS encoding penicillin-binding transpeptidase domain-containing protein: MHPSFRRPATTVAAALLTVGVTAAGLTACTPRPDSADDVVGDFLAALADRDAGAAAGDTDDAQTAQDAIAASWDGLQAEGLTTDVHSVTTDGDVAQASYALNWDLPGDRDLSYDSTLTATKSGDDWSVRWTPSVLHPDLGADQHLELRKVAAQTADVVGSDGSVLLTPGTRWRVLVDTDKVKDLSGTMNHLAGVLAGAHNQDEAVPTIDAAEETTEARQAGGTYSVTLLPSPQGTKIRDQLAGVDGLTFNEEPTMVRPDPGFAPDLMSRVNALVGPDLAGEDGWEVVGANRDGNVVTTMEKTAPKPSPAVKVSLSKQVQAAAQKAVDTRQDAQTMMVVMKPSTGELLAVAQTPEADKAGDLALSGQFPPGSTFKMITASAGLSGKTGQDLTPDTTVPCPATMNIGGRVVTNYNSFDLGNTSLRHAFAESCNTTFADLSTQLQPGELKGQAEQMGLGRNYDIPGLTTVTGDVPQGDVMLDRTESGYGQGLDLASPFGMALVAATAANGRTPVPTLVETEKGATTDDGKKAEPGAPLDPHVLDGLRDMMRAVVTSGSGSAISGAGEVYAKTGEAEYNGGSHAWFAGYRGDLAFATLIVGGGGSEHSVAVTQQFFRELDAPAPQ; encoded by the coding sequence ATGCACCCCAGTTTCCGCCGCCCCGCCACCACCGTCGCGGCTGCACTCCTCACCGTCGGAGTCACGGCGGCAGGCCTGACCGCATGCACCCCGCGGCCGGATTCCGCGGACGATGTCGTCGGGGACTTCCTCGCCGCCCTCGCCGACCGGGACGCCGGCGCGGCCGCCGGAGACACCGACGACGCGCAGACCGCACAGGACGCCATCGCCGCCAGCTGGGACGGACTGCAGGCCGAGGGGCTGACCACCGACGTGCACTCGGTGACCACCGACGGGGACGTGGCACAGGCCTCCTACGCCCTGAACTGGGACCTGCCCGGCGACCGGGACCTGAGTTACGACTCGACCCTCACCGCCACCAAGTCCGGCGACGACTGGTCGGTGCGCTGGACCCCCTCGGTCCTGCATCCGGACCTCGGGGCGGACCAGCACCTGGAGCTGCGCAAGGTCGCCGCACAGACCGCCGACGTCGTCGGCTCCGACGGATCGGTCCTGCTCACCCCGGGCACCCGGTGGCGTGTACTCGTCGACACGGACAAGGTCAAGGACCTGTCCGGAACCATGAACCACCTGGCCGGTGTTCTCGCCGGGGCACACAACCAGGATGAGGCGGTGCCCACCATCGACGCCGCCGAGGAGACGACGGAGGCGCGGCAGGCCGGCGGCACCTACTCGGTCACGCTGCTTCCCTCACCGCAGGGGACGAAGATCCGGGACCAGCTCGCCGGGGTCGACGGGCTGACCTTCAACGAGGAACCGACGATGGTGCGCCCGGACCCCGGCTTCGCCCCCGACCTCATGTCGCGGGTCAACGCGCTCGTCGGTCCGGACCTCGCCGGCGAGGACGGCTGGGAGGTCGTCGGCGCGAACCGGGACGGCAATGTCGTCACGACGATGGAGAAGACCGCCCCGAAACCGTCGCCGGCGGTGAAGGTCAGCCTGTCGAAGCAGGTGCAGGCCGCCGCGCAGAAGGCGGTCGACACCCGGCAGGACGCACAGACGATGATGGTCGTGATGAAGCCCTCCACCGGGGAGCTACTCGCCGTCGCCCAGACCCCCGAGGCTGACAAAGCCGGTGACCTCGCACTGTCCGGCCAGTTCCCGCCCGGGTCGACGTTCAAGATGATCACCGCCTCGGCCGGGCTGTCCGGGAAGACGGGACAGGACCTCACCCCGGACACCACGGTGCCCTGCCCGGCGACGATGAACATCGGCGGGCGTGTGGTCACCAACTACAACTCCTTCGACCTGGGCAACACGAGTCTGCGCCACGCCTTCGCCGAATCCTGCAACACCACCTTCGCCGACCTGTCGACCCAGTTGCAGCCCGGCGAGTTGAAGGGGCAGGCCGAACAGATGGGCCTGGGCCGCAACTACGACATCCCCGGGCTCACCACCGTCACCGGTGACGTGCCGCAGGGCGACGTGATGCTCGACCGGACGGAGTCCGGCTACGGGCAGGGCCTCGACCTCGCCAGCCCGTTCGGCATGGCGCTCGTCGCCGCGACCGCGGCCAACGGCCGGACGCCGGTCCCCACCCTCGTGGAGACGGAGAAGGGTGCCACCACCGACGACGGGAAGAAGGCCGAGCCCGGGGCCCCGCTGGACCCGCACGTCCTCGACGGCCTGCGTGACATGATGCGGGCGGTGGTGACCAGCGGCTCCGGGTCGGCGATCTCCGGCGCCGGCGAGGTCTACGCCAAGACCGGTGAGGCCGAGTACAACGGCGGGTCCCACGCCTGGTTCGCCGGATACCGCGGTGACCTCGCCTTCGCCACCCTCATCGTCGGCGGTGGCGGGTCGGAGCACTCGGTGGCGGTCACCCAGCAGTTCTTCAGGGAACTGGACGCCCCGGCGCCGCAGTAG
- the frr gene encoding ribosome recycling factor produces the protein MIDDTLLEAEDHMSRSVEHVREDLTTIRTGRANPAMFNGVFAEYYGVRTPITQMATISVPEPRMLIIRPYEMSVLGEIENAIRNSDLGLNPTDDGQVLRVTVPQLTEERRKEMVKVAKSKGEDAKIAIRNIRRKGMDALQKIQKDGDAGEDEVKAAEKELDKVTQTYVGQVDDVVGAKEKELMEV, from the coding sequence ATGATTGACGACACACTGCTCGAGGCAGAAGACCACATGAGCCGCTCCGTGGAGCATGTCCGCGAGGACCTGACCACGATCCGCACCGGGCGGGCCAACCCGGCGATGTTCAACGGTGTGTTCGCCGAGTACTACGGCGTCCGGACGCCCATCACCCAGATGGCCACCATCAGCGTCCCCGAGCCGCGGATGCTCATCATCCGCCCCTACGAGATGTCCGTGCTCGGCGAGATCGAGAACGCGATCCGCAACTCCGATCTCGGCCTGAACCCCACCGATGACGGTCAGGTCCTGCGTGTCACCGTGCCGCAGCTGACCGAGGAGCGCCGTAAGGAGATGGTGAAGGTCGCCAAGTCCAAGGGGGAGGACGCGAAGATCGCGATCCGCAACATCCGCCGCAAGGGCATGGACGCGCTGCAGAAGATCCAGAAGGACGGCGACGCCGGCGAGGACGAGGTCAAGGCCGCCGAAAAGGAGCTCGACAAGGTCACCCAGACCTACGTGGGGCAGGTCGACGACGTCGTCGGCGCCAAGGAGAAGGAGCTGATGGAGGTCTAG
- the tsf gene encoding translation elongation factor Ts — MANYTAADVKKLRETTGSGMMACKKALDEAEGDFEKAVEILRIKGAKDVGKRAERTAAEGLIAVSGATMIEVNSETDFVAKNEEFIDFANKVAEAAAAVKANSAEELAAVDVDGKTAQEALDELSAKIGEKLQLRRAVTLEGDNVAVYLHHRSADLPPAVGVLVAYTGDDAEAAKGAAMQVAALKAQFLNEDEVPEETKDKEREIAAATAREEGKPEKIIPNIVEGRLKGYFKDACLLDQPSVTDNKKSVKQVMDAAGVTLTGFVRFEVGQ; from the coding sequence ATGGCGAACTACACCGCCGCCGACGTGAAGAAGCTGCGTGAGACCACCGGCTCCGGCATGATGGCCTGCAAGAAGGCTCTGGACGAGGCCGAGGGCGATTTCGAGAAGGCCGTCGAGATCCTGCGCATCAAGGGTGCCAAGGACGTGGGCAAGCGCGCTGAGCGCACCGCGGCCGAGGGCCTGATCGCTGTCTCCGGCGCCACCATGATCGAGGTCAACTCCGAGACCGACTTCGTCGCGAAGAACGAGGAGTTCATCGACTTCGCGAACAAGGTTGCCGAGGCCGCTGCCGCCGTCAAGGCGAACAGCGCCGAGGAGCTCGCGGCCGTCGACGTCGACGGCAAGACCGCCCAGGAGGCGCTCGACGAGCTCTCCGCCAAGATCGGTGAGAAGCTGCAGCTGCGCCGCGCCGTCACCCTCGAGGGTGACAACGTCGCCGTGTACCTGCACCACCGCTCCGCCGACCTCCCGCCGGCCGTCGGCGTGCTCGTCGCCTACACCGGTGACGACGCCGAGGCCGCCAAGGGCGCCGCCATGCAGGTCGCCGCTCTGAAGGCCCAGTTCCTCAACGAGGACGAGGTCCCCGAGGAGACCAAGGACAAGGAGCGGGAGATCGCCGCCGCCACCGCCCGCGAAGAGGGCAAGCCGGAGAAGATCATCCCGAACATCGTCGAGGGTCGTCTCAAGGGCTACTTCAAGGACGCCTGCCTGCTCGACCAGCCGTCCGTCACGGACAACAAGAAGTCCGTCAAGCAGGTCATGGACGCCGCCGGCGTCACCCTGACCGGCTTCGTCCGCTTCGAGGTCGGTCAGTAG
- a CDS encoding lipopolysaccharide assembly protein LapA domain-containing protein, which translates to MATMAKKEPTTADTPTPTTTTDRGASTTAPAPEAASGAVPEKDSAATTGAGGDTAGRRKVRSSLAGSTWVALIIGALILVLLLVFILQNMDTVTLHMFAWQWNFPIGVGMLIAAVGGALVMASVGVVRIVQLRRQVAK; encoded by the coding sequence ATGGCCACCATGGCAAAGAAGGAGCCGACGACGGCCGACACACCCACCCCGACCACCACGACTGACCGGGGCGCATCGACTACCGCCCCCGCCCCGGAGGCGGCGTCCGGCGCTGTCCCGGAGAAGGATTCCGCCGCCACCACAGGCGCCGGCGGAGACACAGCCGGACGCCGCAAGGTCCGCAGCAGCCTCGCCGGATCGACCTGGGTGGCGCTCATCATCGGCGCGCTGATTCTCGTCCTGCTGCTGGTGTTCATCCTGCAGAACATGGACACGGTCACCCTCCACATGTTCGCGTGGCAGTGGAACTTCCCTATCGGCGTCGGCATGCTCATCGCCGCCGTCGGTGGTGCCCTGGTGATGGCCAGCGTCGGGGTGGTGCGGATCGTGCAGCTGCGCCGGCAGGTGGCGAAGTGA
- the ispG gene encoding flavodoxin-dependent (E)-4-hydroxy-3-methylbut-2-enyl-diphosphate synthase encodes MTGISLGMPDGPLPTLAPRRKTRQLMVGDVGVGSDYPVSVQSMTTTKTHDINATLQQIAQLTAAGCDIIRVACPKTVDAEALPVIAAKSPIPVIADIHFQPRYIFAAIDAGCAAVRVNPGNIREFDGRVKEVAKAAGDAGVPIRIGINAGSLDRRIMEKYGKATPEALVESAVMEAALFEEHGFGDIAISVKHNDPVVMVAAYRQLAAQTDYPLHLGVTEAGPAFQGTVKSAVAFGALLAEGIGDTIRTSLSADPVEEIKVGDQILQSLNLRPRTLEIVSCPSCGRAQVDVYTLAERVSAGLEGLEVPLRVAVMGCVVNGPGEARDADLGVASGNGKGQIFVKGEVIRTVPEDQIVETLIEEAMHMADGMTDDPAGVAGAPQVTVTR; translated from the coding sequence ATGACCGGTATCTCACTCGGCATGCCCGACGGACCGCTGCCCACCCTCGCACCGCGTCGAAAGACCCGCCAGCTCATGGTCGGCGATGTGGGCGTGGGCAGCGACTATCCGGTGTCCGTCCAGTCGATGACGACGACGAAGACGCACGACATCAACGCCACCCTCCAGCAGATCGCCCAGCTCACCGCCGCCGGCTGCGACATCATCCGCGTCGCCTGCCCGAAGACGGTGGACGCCGAGGCCCTGCCGGTCATCGCGGCGAAGTCCCCGATCCCCGTCATCGCCGACATCCACTTCCAGCCCAGGTACATCTTCGCCGCCATCGACGCCGGCTGTGCCGCGGTGCGCGTGAACCCCGGCAACATCAGGGAGTTCGACGGCCGGGTCAAGGAGGTCGCCAAGGCCGCCGGGGACGCGGGCGTCCCGATCCGCATCGGCATCAACGCCGGCTCCCTGGACCGGCGGATCATGGAGAAGTACGGGAAAGCCACCCCGGAAGCCCTCGTGGAATCCGCGGTCATGGAGGCCGCCCTGTTCGAGGAGCACGGCTTCGGCGACATCGCCATCTCCGTCAAACACAACGACCCGGTGGTGATGGTGGCGGCCTACCGGCAGCTCGCCGCGCAGACCGACTATCCGCTGCACCTGGGTGTGACCGAGGCCGGCCCCGCCTTCCAGGGCACCGTCAAGTCCGCCGTGGCCTTCGGTGCCCTGCTGGCCGAGGGGATCGGGGACACGATCCGGACCTCGCTGTCGGCGGACCCGGTGGAGGAGATCAAGGTCGGCGACCAGATCCTCCAGTCGCTGAACCTGCGGCCCCGCACCCTCGAGATCGTCTCCTGCCCGTCCTGCGGCCGCGCCCAGGTCGACGTCTACACCCTCGCCGAGCGGGTCTCCGCCGGGCTGGAGGGACTGGAGGTCCCGCTGCGGGTCGCGGTGATGGGCTGCGTGGTCAACGGGCCGGGCGAGGCCCGCGACGCCGACCTGGGGGTCGCCTCCGGCAACGGCAAGGGGCAGATCTTCGTCAAGGGTGAGGTCATCCGGACCGTTCCCGAGGACCAGATCGTCGAGACCCTCATCGAGGAGGCCATGCACATGGCCGACGGGATGACCGACGACCCGGCAGGTGTCGCTGGCGCGCCTCAGGTGACCGTCACCCGCTAG
- the rlmN gene encoding 23S rRNA (adenine(2503)-C(2))-methyltransferase RlmN, with product MATPVQLQFRAPTRGMPPTHLADLTDDEVKAALKEAGLPGFRANQIARQYYGRLEGDPSAMTDLPEKLRDTVKDALFPTLMDPVRHIACDDGQTRKTLWRLHDATLLESVLMRYPDRATLCISSQAGCGMACPFCATGQGGLDRNLSTGEIVEQVRAAARAMRDGDVEGGEGRLSNIVFMGMGEPLANYKRVVAAIKRITSPAPEGFGISQRNITVSTVGLAPAIRRLADEGMHMRLAVSLHCPDDELRDTLVPVNNRWSIDEVLDAAAYYAEKSGRRVSIEYALIKEVNDQPWRADMLGKRLKRKLGNQVHVNLIPLNPTPGSEWDASPKPVQDEFVRRVNEQGVACTVRDTRGQEIAAACGQLAAEER from the coding sequence ATGGCTACACCCGTACAACTGCAGTTCCGTGCCCCGACCCGCGGCATGCCCCCGACCCACCTGGCCGACCTCACCGACGACGAGGTCAAGGCCGCGCTGAAGGAGGCCGGGCTCCCCGGTTTCCGTGCCAACCAGATCGCCCGTCAGTACTACGGCCGCCTCGAAGGCGACCCGTCGGCGATGACCGACCTGCCGGAGAAGCTCCGCGACACGGTCAAGGACGCCCTGTTCCCGACCCTCATGGACCCGGTCCGGCACATCGCGTGCGATGACGGCCAGACCCGCAAGACCCTGTGGCGGCTGCACGACGCGACCCTGCTGGAGAGCGTGCTCATGCGGTACCCGGACCGGGCCACCCTGTGCATCTCCTCCCAGGCCGGCTGCGGTATGGCCTGCCCGTTCTGCGCCACCGGCCAGGGCGGGCTGGACCGCAACCTGTCCACCGGCGAGATCGTCGAACAGGTCCGCGCCGCGGCCCGGGCCATGCGCGACGGCGATGTCGAGGGTGGCGAAGGCCGGCTGTCCAACATCGTCTTCATGGGGATGGGGGAGCCGCTCGCCAACTACAAGCGCGTGGTCGCCGCGATCAAGCGGATCACCTCGCCGGCGCCGGAGGGCTTCGGCATCTCCCAGCGCAACATCACCGTCTCCACGGTGGGTCTGGCACCGGCGATCCGGCGCCTCGCCGACGAGGGGATGCACATGCGTCTCGCGGTGAGCCTGCACTGCCCGGACGACGAGCTGCGCGACACGCTCGTCCCGGTCAACAACCGCTGGTCCATCGACGAGGTGCTGGACGCCGCTGCCTACTACGCCGAGAAGTCCGGACGCCGCGTGTCGATCGAGTACGCGCTGATCAAGGAAGTCAACGACCAGCCGTGGCGGGCCGACATGCTGGGCAAGCGGCTGAAGCGCAAGCTCGGCAACCAGGTGCACGTCAACCTCATCCCGCTGAACCCGACGCCGGGTTCGGAGTGGGACGCCTCACCGAAGCCGGTGCAGGACGAGTTCGTCCGGCGTGTCAACGAGCAGGGCGTGGCCTGCACGGTGCGCGACACCCGCGGCCAGGAGATCGCCGCGGCCTGCGGCCAGCTGGCCGCCGAGGAGCGGTAG
- the pyrH gene encoding UMP kinase, producing the protein MLKLGGEMFGGGKVGIDPDVVENVARQIAEVAKSGVEIAVVIGGGNFFRGAELQQRGLDRSRSDYMGMLGTVMNCLALQDFLEKQGVDTRVQTAINMAQVAEPYLPLRAVRHLEKGRVVIFGAGMGMPYFSTDTTAAQRALEIGCEVLLMAKAVDGVYDDDPRTNPSAELFTQITHAEVIERGLKVADATSFSLCMDNSMPMLVFNLLTEGNIARAVSGEPIGTLVASGGDAA; encoded by the coding sequence ATGCTCAAGCTCGGCGGTGAGATGTTCGGTGGCGGCAAGGTCGGTATCGACCCCGACGTCGTCGAGAACGTCGCCCGCCAGATCGCGGAGGTCGCCAAGTCCGGGGTGGAGATCGCCGTCGTCATCGGGGGCGGGAACTTCTTCCGCGGCGCCGAGCTGCAGCAGCGGGGCCTGGACCGGTCGCGTTCGGACTACATGGGCATGCTCGGCACCGTGATGAACTGCCTGGCACTGCAGGACTTCCTGGAGAAGCAGGGGGTCGACACGCGCGTCCAGACCGCCATCAACATGGCCCAGGTCGCCGAGCCCTACCTGCCGCTGCGTGCGGTCCGCCACCTGGAGAAGGGCCGCGTCGTCATCTTCGGCGCCGGCATGGGCATGCCCTACTTCTCGACGGACACGACCGCCGCGCAACGCGCCCTGGAGATCGGCTGCGAGGTGCTGCTGATGGCCAAGGCCGTCGACGGGGTGTACGACGACGACCCGCGCACCAACCCGTCGGCCGAACTGTTCACGCAGATCACCCACGCCGAGGTCATCGAACGCGGCCTGAAGGTCGCGGACGCCACCTCGTTCAGCCTGTGCATGGACAACAGCATGCCGATGCTCGTGTTCAACCTGCTGACCGAGGGCAACATCGCGCGCGCCGTCTCCGGCGAGCCGATCGGCACGCTGGTCGCCAGCGGCGGCGACGCGGCCTGA